From one Cardiocondyla obscurior isolate alpha-2009 linkage group LG06, Cobs3.1, whole genome shotgun sequence genomic stretch:
- the LOC139103351 gene encoding uncharacterized protein isoform X2 codes for MTAHIVFRFRKKMWSSVTAAGTENGPAPPSRSKHSATLLAGHVYLLGGRNGNLPLKDLWRYSLAESKWEELHPGGERPPALQEHSAVAYKDCLYVFGGELGFSAGTETPLWVYNVKTNIWRKVRAQRGCVVPRGRRGHTALVHRGQMLVYGGYQDLRGSSSELWAFHFETESWHLLSSSECGPAARHKHSAVLHGDAMYIYGGMTDLQERNDCWRWDVNSASWSMLKNKPGPGPLHGHAACRLPSCMLIFGGESGGLATNELWRFHFGTETWEKLSVAGPKPQPRAESVALAVSELLIRGAGMDNSKPRLRNQRPRLSSNRVSPNEAPSARPSFLREISKLSQINLSRLSHPTKCSYSVLSGHDDNEESPQEANTYYPFQQVDVEVVEPSTGMVKSRSANTLARRRQKASEGTARTVDVSNISNTSGMTRDPISVPNFRALTLPTPVLTPVEAARLVFVDPDENSDNEERKEPPTSRLIEVQEERRDFAAIHQACQPTRGESYSSHLYEAALQTPKTPTATKIPTSASVRFADLEEGEESTSDYASIEARSPGDPLADDEWMSGRRSKPHRPIVTSSTIREGQFGFCNPNYLGLDETKPGHHHHHHHQPQQQQQQDGKYAKLLNSPPDSVLEDEPGRSASQTFAELLELQEIRRVPRAPPKSLPLGSPSRRAVSASRAERQRAKVAAVDATDAKTSSYGPAPLYVFLVGGKEKGQVTVFARPVSLWKLQLAPHIF; via the exons ATGACGGCTCACATTGTGTTTCGTTTCAGGAAGAAAATGTGGAGTTCGGTTACCGCGGCTGGCACCGAAAATGGACCAGCACCACCTTCGAGGAGTAAGCACAGTGCCACCTTACTTGCCGGTCACGTATACCTTCTCGGGGGCCGAAATGGAAATCTACCTCTCAAAGATCTCTGGCGATACAGCCTCG cGGAGAGCAAGTGGGAGGAATTGCATCCGGGCGGAGAACGGCCGCCGGCTCTTCAAGAACACAGCGCGGTGGCGTACAAGGATTGCCTTTACGTATTCGGCGGCGAGCTGGGCTTCTCCGCCGGAACAGAAACTCCACTCTGGGTTTATAACGTCAAG ACGAATATATGGAGAAAGGTAAGAGCTCAACGGGGCTGCGTGGTCCCGAGAGGCCGAAGAGGTCACACCGCCTTGGTTCATCGCGGGCAAATGCTCGTATATGGCGGTTACCAAGATCTACGTGGAAGCTCCTCTGAACTGTGGGCGTTTCATTTTG AAACTGAGTCCTGGCATCTACTTTCGTCGAGCGAATGCGGACCGGCTGCGAGACACAAGCATTCGGCGGTTTTGCACGGCGACGCGATGTACATTTACGGTGGGATGACTGACCTTCAAGAAAGGAATGACTGCTGGCGATGGGACGTTAACAGCGCTTCGTGGTCTATGCTGAAAAATAAACCAGGTCCCGGACCTCTTCACGGCCACGCGGCATGCAGATTGCCAAGCTGCATGTTAATATTTGGCGGGGAGAGCGGCGGGCTTGCGACAAACGAGCTTTGGAGATTTCATTTCG GTACGGAAACCTGGGAAAAGCTGTCAGTAGCAGGACCAAAACCGCAGCCGAGAGCTGAAAGCGTCGCTCTCGCAGTGTCTGAATTGCTGATTCGCGGAGCAGGCATGGATAATTCAAAGCCGAGGCTGAGGAACCAAAGGCCTAGGCTTTCAAGCAACAGAGTATCGCCAAACGAAGCACCGTCTGCCAGACCTAGCTTTCTCAGGGAAATTTCAAAGTTATCGCAAATTAACCTATCGAGGCTCAGTCATCCGACGAAGTGTAGTTATTCAGTTCTCAGCGGACACGACGATAACGAAGAGAGCCCGCAGGAG GCAAACACGTATTATCCTTTCCAGCAAGTGGACGTCGAGGTGGTCGAGCCTTCCACGGGAATGGTGAAATCTCGCAGTGCCAACACGCTCGCCCGACGGAGGCAAAAAGCATCGGAGGGAACGGCAAGGACGGTTGACGTTAGCAATATTAGCAATACTTCTGGTATGACCAGAGATCCTATATCGGTGCCAAACTTTCGTGCTTTGACGTTACCAACTCCTGTTCTCACGCCTGTAGAGGCTGCCAGATTGGTCTTCGTCGATCCGGATGAGAATAGCGACAATGAAGAGCGCAAGGAACCGCCCACGTCGAGATTGATCGAAGTGCAAGAGGAAAGGCG AGATTTCGCGGCGATACACCAGGCCTGCCAGCCAACTCGCGGCGAGAGTTACAGCTCGCATCTTTACGAAGCCGCTCTGCAAACGCCAAAAACTCCGACGGCGACGAAGATCCCTACTTCCGCCTCCGTGCGATTCGCCGACTTAGAGGAAGGCGAGGAATCCACGTCGGATTACGCGAGCATCGAAGCGAGAAGTCCGGGCGATCCGCTCGCGGACGACGAATGGATGTCCGGAAGAAGATCGAAGCCACACAGGCCAATCGTAACTTCGTCGACGATACGAGAGGGTCAGTTCGGTTTTTGCAATCCTAATTATCTCGGCTTGGACGAAACGAAACCTggccaccaccaccaccatcatcatcagccacaacaacagcaacagcagGACGGAAAGTACGCCAAGTTGCTCAACAGTCCGCCCGATAGCGTATTGGAAGACGAACCTGGAAGGTCGGCTTCTCAGACGTTTGCCGAGCTTTTAGAGCTTCAGGAGATAAGAAGGGTGCCGCGTGCGCCACCGAAGAGCCTGCCGCTGGGCTCGCCATCGAGAAGAGCGGTGAGCGCGTCGAGAGCTGAGAGACAGAGGGCAAAGGTGGCGGCAGTGGATGCAACCGACGCTAAAACATCTTCCTATGGCCCGGCGcctttgtacgtttttttagTTGGCGGCAAAGAAAAGGGTCAAGTCACGGTGTTCGCCAGACCGGTTTCTCTTTGGAAGTTACAGCTGGCGCCGCATATCTTCTAA
- the LOC139103351 gene encoding uncharacterized protein isoform X3: MWSSVTAAGTENGPAPPSRSKHSATLLAGHVYLLGGRNGNLPLKDLWRYSLAESKWEELHPGGERPPALQEHSAVAYKDCLYVFGGELGFSAGTETPLWVYNVKTNIWRKVRAQRGCVVPRGRRGHTALVHRGQMLVYGGYQDLRGSSSELWAFHFETESWHLLSSSECGPAARHKHSAVLHGDAMYIYGGMTDLQERNDCWRWDVNSASWSMLKNKPGPGPLHGHAACRLPSCMLIFGGESGGLATNELWRFHFGTETWEKLSVAGPKPQPRAESVALAVSELLIRGAGMDNSKPRLRNQRPRLSSNRVSPNEAPSARPSFLREISKLSQINLSRLSHPTKCSYSVLSGHDDNEESPQEACMQANTYYPFQQVDVEVVEPSTGMVKSRSANTLARRRQKASEGTARTVDVSNISNTSGMTRDPISVPNFRALTLPTPVLTPVEAARLVFVDPDENSDNEERKEPPTSRLIEVQEERRDFAAIHQACQPTRGESYSSHLYEAALQTPKTPTATKIPTSASVRFADLEEGEESTSDYASIEARSPGDPLADDEWMSGRRSKPHRPIVTSSTIREGQFGFCNPNYLGLDETKPGHHHHHHHQPQQQQQQDGKYAKLLNSPPDSVLEDEPGRSASQTFAELLELQEIRRVPRAPPKSLPLGSPSRRAVSASRAERQRAKVAAVDATDAKTSSYGPAPLYVFLVGGKEKGQVTVFARPVSLWKLQLAPHIF, from the exons ATGTGGAGTTCGGTTACCGCGGCTGGCACCGAAAATGGACCAGCACCACCTTCGAGGAGTAAGCACAGTGCCACCTTACTTGCCGGTCACGTATACCTTCTCGGGGGCCGAAATGGAAATCTACCTCTCAAAGATCTCTGGCGATACAGCCTCG cGGAGAGCAAGTGGGAGGAATTGCATCCGGGCGGAGAACGGCCGCCGGCTCTTCAAGAACACAGCGCGGTGGCGTACAAGGATTGCCTTTACGTATTCGGCGGCGAGCTGGGCTTCTCCGCCGGAACAGAAACTCCACTCTGGGTTTATAACGTCAAG ACGAATATATGGAGAAAGGTAAGAGCTCAACGGGGCTGCGTGGTCCCGAGAGGCCGAAGAGGTCACACCGCCTTGGTTCATCGCGGGCAAATGCTCGTATATGGCGGTTACCAAGATCTACGTGGAAGCTCCTCTGAACTGTGGGCGTTTCATTTTG AAACTGAGTCCTGGCATCTACTTTCGTCGAGCGAATGCGGACCGGCTGCGAGACACAAGCATTCGGCGGTTTTGCACGGCGACGCGATGTACATTTACGGTGGGATGACTGACCTTCAAGAAAGGAATGACTGCTGGCGATGGGACGTTAACAGCGCTTCGTGGTCTATGCTGAAAAATAAACCAGGTCCCGGACCTCTTCACGGCCACGCGGCATGCAGATTGCCAAGCTGCATGTTAATATTTGGCGGGGAGAGCGGCGGGCTTGCGACAAACGAGCTTTGGAGATTTCATTTCG GTACGGAAACCTGGGAAAAGCTGTCAGTAGCAGGACCAAAACCGCAGCCGAGAGCTGAAAGCGTCGCTCTCGCAGTGTCTGAATTGCTGATTCGCGGAGCAGGCATGGATAATTCAAAGCCGAGGCTGAGGAACCAAAGGCCTAGGCTTTCAAGCAACAGAGTATCGCCAAACGAAGCACCGTCTGCCAGACCTAGCTTTCTCAGGGAAATTTCAAAGTTATCGCAAATTAACCTATCGAGGCTCAGTCATCCGACGAAGTGTAGTTATTCAGTTCTCAGCGGACACGACGATAACGAAGAGAGCCCGCAGGAG GCCTGCATGCAGGCAAACACGTATTATCCTTTCCAGCAAGTGGACGTCGAGGTGGTCGAGCCTTCCACGGGAATGGTGAAATCTCGCAGTGCCAACACGCTCGCCCGACGGAGGCAAAAAGCATCGGAGGGAACGGCAAGGACGGTTGACGTTAGCAATATTAGCAATACTTCTGGTATGACCAGAGATCCTATATCGGTGCCAAACTTTCGTGCTTTGACGTTACCAACTCCTGTTCTCACGCCTGTAGAGGCTGCCAGATTGGTCTTCGTCGATCCGGATGAGAATAGCGACAATGAAGAGCGCAAGGAACCGCCCACGTCGAGATTGATCGAAGTGCAAGAGGAAAGGCG AGATTTCGCGGCGATACACCAGGCCTGCCAGCCAACTCGCGGCGAGAGTTACAGCTCGCATCTTTACGAAGCCGCTCTGCAAACGCCAAAAACTCCGACGGCGACGAAGATCCCTACTTCCGCCTCCGTGCGATTCGCCGACTTAGAGGAAGGCGAGGAATCCACGTCGGATTACGCGAGCATCGAAGCGAGAAGTCCGGGCGATCCGCTCGCGGACGACGAATGGATGTCCGGAAGAAGATCGAAGCCACACAGGCCAATCGTAACTTCGTCGACGATACGAGAGGGTCAGTTCGGTTTTTGCAATCCTAATTATCTCGGCTTGGACGAAACGAAACCTggccaccaccaccaccatcatcatcagccacaacaacagcaacagcagGACGGAAAGTACGCCAAGTTGCTCAACAGTCCGCCCGATAGCGTATTGGAAGACGAACCTGGAAGGTCGGCTTCTCAGACGTTTGCCGAGCTTTTAGAGCTTCAGGAGATAAGAAGGGTGCCGCGTGCGCCACCGAAGAGCCTGCCGCTGGGCTCGCCATCGAGAAGAGCGGTGAGCGCGTCGAGAGCTGAGAGACAGAGGGCAAAGGTGGCGGCAGTGGATGCAACCGACGCTAAAACATCTTCCTATGGCCCGGCGcctttgtacgtttttttagTTGGCGGCAAAGAAAAGGGTCAAGTCACGGTGTTCGCCAGACCGGTTTCTCTTTGGAAGTTACAGCTGGCGCCGCATATCTTCTAA
- the LOC139103351 gene encoding uncharacterized protein isoform X4: MTAHIVFRFRKKMWSSVTAAGTENGPAPPSRSKHSATLLAGHVYLLGGRNGNLPLKDLWRYSLAESKWEELHPGGERPPALQEHSAVAYKDCLYVFGGELGFSAGTETPLWVYNVKTNIWRKVRAQRGCVVPRGRRGHTALVHRGQMLVYGGYQDLRGSSSELWAFHFETESWHLLSSSECGPAARHKHSAVLHGDAMYIYGGMTDLQERNDCWRWDVNSASWSMLKNKPGPGPLHGHAACRLPSCMLIFGGESGGLATNELWRFHFGTETWEKLSVAGPKPQPRAESVALAVSELLIRGAGMDNSKPRLRNQRPRLSSNRVSPNEAPSARPSFLREISKLSQINLSRLSHPTKCSYSVLSGHDDNEESPQEQVDVEVVEPSTGMVKSRSANTLARRRQKASEGTARTVDVSNISNTSGMTRDPISVPNFRALTLPTPVLTPVEAARLVFVDPDENSDNEERKEPPTSRLIEVQEERRDFAAIHQACQPTRGESYSSHLYEAALQTPKTPTATKIPTSASVRFADLEEGEESTSDYASIEARSPGDPLADDEWMSGRRSKPHRPIVTSSTIREGQFGFCNPNYLGLDETKPGHHHHHHHQPQQQQQQDGKYAKLLNSPPDSVLEDEPGRSASQTFAELLELQEIRRVPRAPPKSLPLGSPSRRAVSASRAERQRAKVAAVDATDAKTSSYGPAPLYVFLVGGKEKGQVTVFARPVSLWKLQLAPHIF; the protein is encoded by the exons ATGACGGCTCACATTGTGTTTCGTTTCAGGAAGAAAATGTGGAGTTCGGTTACCGCGGCTGGCACCGAAAATGGACCAGCACCACCTTCGAGGAGTAAGCACAGTGCCACCTTACTTGCCGGTCACGTATACCTTCTCGGGGGCCGAAATGGAAATCTACCTCTCAAAGATCTCTGGCGATACAGCCTCG cGGAGAGCAAGTGGGAGGAATTGCATCCGGGCGGAGAACGGCCGCCGGCTCTTCAAGAACACAGCGCGGTGGCGTACAAGGATTGCCTTTACGTATTCGGCGGCGAGCTGGGCTTCTCCGCCGGAACAGAAACTCCACTCTGGGTTTATAACGTCAAG ACGAATATATGGAGAAAGGTAAGAGCTCAACGGGGCTGCGTGGTCCCGAGAGGCCGAAGAGGTCACACCGCCTTGGTTCATCGCGGGCAAATGCTCGTATATGGCGGTTACCAAGATCTACGTGGAAGCTCCTCTGAACTGTGGGCGTTTCATTTTG AAACTGAGTCCTGGCATCTACTTTCGTCGAGCGAATGCGGACCGGCTGCGAGACACAAGCATTCGGCGGTTTTGCACGGCGACGCGATGTACATTTACGGTGGGATGACTGACCTTCAAGAAAGGAATGACTGCTGGCGATGGGACGTTAACAGCGCTTCGTGGTCTATGCTGAAAAATAAACCAGGTCCCGGACCTCTTCACGGCCACGCGGCATGCAGATTGCCAAGCTGCATGTTAATATTTGGCGGGGAGAGCGGCGGGCTTGCGACAAACGAGCTTTGGAGATTTCATTTCG GTACGGAAACCTGGGAAAAGCTGTCAGTAGCAGGACCAAAACCGCAGCCGAGAGCTGAAAGCGTCGCTCTCGCAGTGTCTGAATTGCTGATTCGCGGAGCAGGCATGGATAATTCAAAGCCGAGGCTGAGGAACCAAAGGCCTAGGCTTTCAAGCAACAGAGTATCGCCAAACGAAGCACCGTCTGCCAGACCTAGCTTTCTCAGGGAAATTTCAAAGTTATCGCAAATTAACCTATCGAGGCTCAGTCATCCGACGAAGTGTAGTTATTCAGTTCTCAGCGGACACGACGATAACGAAGAGAGCCCGCAGGAG CAAGTGGACGTCGAGGTGGTCGAGCCTTCCACGGGAATGGTGAAATCTCGCAGTGCCAACACGCTCGCCCGACGGAGGCAAAAAGCATCGGAGGGAACGGCAAGGACGGTTGACGTTAGCAATATTAGCAATACTTCTGGTATGACCAGAGATCCTATATCGGTGCCAAACTTTCGTGCTTTGACGTTACCAACTCCTGTTCTCACGCCTGTAGAGGCTGCCAGATTGGTCTTCGTCGATCCGGATGAGAATAGCGACAATGAAGAGCGCAAGGAACCGCCCACGTCGAGATTGATCGAAGTGCAAGAGGAAAGGCG AGATTTCGCGGCGATACACCAGGCCTGCCAGCCAACTCGCGGCGAGAGTTACAGCTCGCATCTTTACGAAGCCGCTCTGCAAACGCCAAAAACTCCGACGGCGACGAAGATCCCTACTTCCGCCTCCGTGCGATTCGCCGACTTAGAGGAAGGCGAGGAATCCACGTCGGATTACGCGAGCATCGAAGCGAGAAGTCCGGGCGATCCGCTCGCGGACGACGAATGGATGTCCGGAAGAAGATCGAAGCCACACAGGCCAATCGTAACTTCGTCGACGATACGAGAGGGTCAGTTCGGTTTTTGCAATCCTAATTATCTCGGCTTGGACGAAACGAAACCTggccaccaccaccaccatcatcatcagccacaacaacagcaacagcagGACGGAAAGTACGCCAAGTTGCTCAACAGTCCGCCCGATAGCGTATTGGAAGACGAACCTGGAAGGTCGGCTTCTCAGACGTTTGCCGAGCTTTTAGAGCTTCAGGAGATAAGAAGGGTGCCGCGTGCGCCACCGAAGAGCCTGCCGCTGGGCTCGCCATCGAGAAGAGCGGTGAGCGCGTCGAGAGCTGAGAGACAGAGGGCAAAGGTGGCGGCAGTGGATGCAACCGACGCTAAAACATCTTCCTATGGCCCGGCGcctttgtacgtttttttagTTGGCGGCAAAGAAAAGGGTCAAGTCACGGTGTTCGCCAGACCGGTTTCTCTTTGGAAGTTACAGCTGGCGCCGCATATCTTCTAA
- the LOC139103351 gene encoding uncharacterized protein isoform X5, with translation MTAHIVFRFRKKMWSSVTAAGTENGPAPPSRSKHSATLLAGHVYLLGGRNGNLPLKDLWRYSLAESKWEELHPGGERPPALQEHSAVAYKDCLYVFGGELGFSAGTETPLWVYNVKTNIWRKVRAQRGCVVPRGRRGHTALVHRGQMLVYGGYQDLRGSSSELWAFHFETESWHLLSSSECGPAARHKHSAVLHGDAMYIYGGMTDLQERNDCWRWDVNSASWSMLKNKPGPGPLHGHAACRLPSCMLIFGGESGGLATNELWRFHFGTETWEKLSVAGPKPQPRAESVALAVSELLIRGAGMDNSKPRLRNQRPRLSSNRVSPNEAPSARPSFLREISKLSQINLSRLSHPTKCSYSVLSGHDDNEESPQEACMQANTYYPFQQVDVEVVEPSTGMVKSRSANTLARRRQKASEGTARTVDVSNISNTSEAARLVFVDPDENSDNEERKEPPTSRLIEVQEERRDFAAIHQACQPTRGESYSSHLYEAALQTPKTPTATKIPTSASVRFADLEEGEESTSDYASIEARSPGDPLADDEWMSGRRSKPHRPIVTSSTIREGQFGFCNPNYLGLDETKPGHHHHHHHQPQQQQQQDGKYAKLLNSPPDSVLEDEPGRSASQTFAELLELQEIRRVPRAPPKSLPLGSPSRRAVSASRAERQRAKVAAVDATDAKTSSYGPAPLYVFLVGGKEKGQVTVFARPVSLWKLQLAPHIF, from the exons ATGACGGCTCACATTGTGTTTCGTTTCAGGAAGAAAATGTGGAGTTCGGTTACCGCGGCTGGCACCGAAAATGGACCAGCACCACCTTCGAGGAGTAAGCACAGTGCCACCTTACTTGCCGGTCACGTATACCTTCTCGGGGGCCGAAATGGAAATCTACCTCTCAAAGATCTCTGGCGATACAGCCTCG cGGAGAGCAAGTGGGAGGAATTGCATCCGGGCGGAGAACGGCCGCCGGCTCTTCAAGAACACAGCGCGGTGGCGTACAAGGATTGCCTTTACGTATTCGGCGGCGAGCTGGGCTTCTCCGCCGGAACAGAAACTCCACTCTGGGTTTATAACGTCAAG ACGAATATATGGAGAAAGGTAAGAGCTCAACGGGGCTGCGTGGTCCCGAGAGGCCGAAGAGGTCACACCGCCTTGGTTCATCGCGGGCAAATGCTCGTATATGGCGGTTACCAAGATCTACGTGGAAGCTCCTCTGAACTGTGGGCGTTTCATTTTG AAACTGAGTCCTGGCATCTACTTTCGTCGAGCGAATGCGGACCGGCTGCGAGACACAAGCATTCGGCGGTTTTGCACGGCGACGCGATGTACATTTACGGTGGGATGACTGACCTTCAAGAAAGGAATGACTGCTGGCGATGGGACGTTAACAGCGCTTCGTGGTCTATGCTGAAAAATAAACCAGGTCCCGGACCTCTTCACGGCCACGCGGCATGCAGATTGCCAAGCTGCATGTTAATATTTGGCGGGGAGAGCGGCGGGCTTGCGACAAACGAGCTTTGGAGATTTCATTTCG GTACGGAAACCTGGGAAAAGCTGTCAGTAGCAGGACCAAAACCGCAGCCGAGAGCTGAAAGCGTCGCTCTCGCAGTGTCTGAATTGCTGATTCGCGGAGCAGGCATGGATAATTCAAAGCCGAGGCTGAGGAACCAAAGGCCTAGGCTTTCAAGCAACAGAGTATCGCCAAACGAAGCACCGTCTGCCAGACCTAGCTTTCTCAGGGAAATTTCAAAGTTATCGCAAATTAACCTATCGAGGCTCAGTCATCCGACGAAGTGTAGTTATTCAGTTCTCAGCGGACACGACGATAACGAAGAGAGCCCGCAGGAG GCCTGCATGCAGGCAAACACGTATTATCCTTTCCAGCAAGTGGACGTCGAGGTGGTCGAGCCTTCCACGGGAATGGTGAAATCTCGCAGTGCCAACACGCTCGCCCGACGGAGGCAAAAAGCATCGGAGGGAACGGCAAGGACGGTTGACGTTAGCAATATTAGCAATACTTCTG AGGCTGCCAGATTGGTCTTCGTCGATCCGGATGAGAATAGCGACAATGAAGAGCGCAAGGAACCGCCCACGTCGAGATTGATCGAAGTGCAAGAGGAAAGGCG AGATTTCGCGGCGATACACCAGGCCTGCCAGCCAACTCGCGGCGAGAGTTACAGCTCGCATCTTTACGAAGCCGCTCTGCAAACGCCAAAAACTCCGACGGCGACGAAGATCCCTACTTCCGCCTCCGTGCGATTCGCCGACTTAGAGGAAGGCGAGGAATCCACGTCGGATTACGCGAGCATCGAAGCGAGAAGTCCGGGCGATCCGCTCGCGGACGACGAATGGATGTCCGGAAGAAGATCGAAGCCACACAGGCCAATCGTAACTTCGTCGACGATACGAGAGGGTCAGTTCGGTTTTTGCAATCCTAATTATCTCGGCTTGGACGAAACGAAACCTggccaccaccaccaccatcatcatcagccacaacaacagcaacagcagGACGGAAAGTACGCCAAGTTGCTCAACAGTCCGCCCGATAGCGTATTGGAAGACGAACCTGGAAGGTCGGCTTCTCAGACGTTTGCCGAGCTTTTAGAGCTTCAGGAGATAAGAAGGGTGCCGCGTGCGCCACCGAAGAGCCTGCCGCTGGGCTCGCCATCGAGAAGAGCGGTGAGCGCGTCGAGAGCTGAGAGACAGAGGGCAAAGGTGGCGGCAGTGGATGCAACCGACGCTAAAACATCTTCCTATGGCCCGGCGcctttgtacgtttttttagTTGGCGGCAAAGAAAAGGGTCAAGTCACGGTGTTCGCCAGACCGGTTTCTCTTTGGAAGTTACAGCTGGCGCCGCATATCTTCTAA
- the LOC139103351 gene encoding uncharacterized protein isoform X1 has translation MTAHIVFRFRKKMWSSVTAAGTENGPAPPSRSKHSATLLAGHVYLLGGRNGNLPLKDLWRYSLAESKWEELHPGGERPPALQEHSAVAYKDCLYVFGGELGFSAGTETPLWVYNVKTNIWRKVRAQRGCVVPRGRRGHTALVHRGQMLVYGGYQDLRGSSSELWAFHFETESWHLLSSSECGPAARHKHSAVLHGDAMYIYGGMTDLQERNDCWRWDVNSASWSMLKNKPGPGPLHGHAACRLPSCMLIFGGESGGLATNELWRFHFGTETWEKLSVAGPKPQPRAESVALAVSELLIRGAGMDNSKPRLRNQRPRLSSNRVSPNEAPSARPSFLREISKLSQINLSRLSHPTKCSYSVLSGHDDNEESPQEACMQANTYYPFQQVDVEVVEPSTGMVKSRSANTLARRRQKASEGTARTVDVSNISNTSGMTRDPISVPNFRALTLPTPVLTPVEAARLVFVDPDENSDNEERKEPPTSRLIEVQEERRDFAAIHQACQPTRGESYSSHLYEAALQTPKTPTATKIPTSASVRFADLEEGEESTSDYASIEARSPGDPLADDEWMSGRRSKPHRPIVTSSTIREGQFGFCNPNYLGLDETKPGHHHHHHHQPQQQQQQDGKYAKLLNSPPDSVLEDEPGRSASQTFAELLELQEIRRVPRAPPKSLPLGSPSRRAVSASRAERQRAKVAAVDATDAKTSSYGPAPLYVFLVGGKEKGQVTVFARPVSLWKLQLAPHIF, from the exons ATGACGGCTCACATTGTGTTTCGTTTCAGGAAGAAAATGTGGAGTTCGGTTACCGCGGCTGGCACCGAAAATGGACCAGCACCACCTTCGAGGAGTAAGCACAGTGCCACCTTACTTGCCGGTCACGTATACCTTCTCGGGGGCCGAAATGGAAATCTACCTCTCAAAGATCTCTGGCGATACAGCCTCG cGGAGAGCAAGTGGGAGGAATTGCATCCGGGCGGAGAACGGCCGCCGGCTCTTCAAGAACACAGCGCGGTGGCGTACAAGGATTGCCTTTACGTATTCGGCGGCGAGCTGGGCTTCTCCGCCGGAACAGAAACTCCACTCTGGGTTTATAACGTCAAG ACGAATATATGGAGAAAGGTAAGAGCTCAACGGGGCTGCGTGGTCCCGAGAGGCCGAAGAGGTCACACCGCCTTGGTTCATCGCGGGCAAATGCTCGTATATGGCGGTTACCAAGATCTACGTGGAAGCTCCTCTGAACTGTGGGCGTTTCATTTTG AAACTGAGTCCTGGCATCTACTTTCGTCGAGCGAATGCGGACCGGCTGCGAGACACAAGCATTCGGCGGTTTTGCACGGCGACGCGATGTACATTTACGGTGGGATGACTGACCTTCAAGAAAGGAATGACTGCTGGCGATGGGACGTTAACAGCGCTTCGTGGTCTATGCTGAAAAATAAACCAGGTCCCGGACCTCTTCACGGCCACGCGGCATGCAGATTGCCAAGCTGCATGTTAATATTTGGCGGGGAGAGCGGCGGGCTTGCGACAAACGAGCTTTGGAGATTTCATTTCG GTACGGAAACCTGGGAAAAGCTGTCAGTAGCAGGACCAAAACCGCAGCCGAGAGCTGAAAGCGTCGCTCTCGCAGTGTCTGAATTGCTGATTCGCGGAGCAGGCATGGATAATTCAAAGCCGAGGCTGAGGAACCAAAGGCCTAGGCTTTCAAGCAACAGAGTATCGCCAAACGAAGCACCGTCTGCCAGACCTAGCTTTCTCAGGGAAATTTCAAAGTTATCGCAAATTAACCTATCGAGGCTCAGTCATCCGACGAAGTGTAGTTATTCAGTTCTCAGCGGACACGACGATAACGAAGAGAGCCCGCAGGAG GCCTGCATGCAGGCAAACACGTATTATCCTTTCCAGCAAGTGGACGTCGAGGTGGTCGAGCCTTCCACGGGAATGGTGAAATCTCGCAGTGCCAACACGCTCGCCCGACGGAGGCAAAAAGCATCGGAGGGAACGGCAAGGACGGTTGACGTTAGCAATATTAGCAATACTTCTGGTATGACCAGAGATCCTATATCGGTGCCAAACTTTCGTGCTTTGACGTTACCAACTCCTGTTCTCACGCCTGTAGAGGCTGCCAGATTGGTCTTCGTCGATCCGGATGAGAATAGCGACAATGAAGAGCGCAAGGAACCGCCCACGTCGAGATTGATCGAAGTGCAAGAGGAAAGGCG AGATTTCGCGGCGATACACCAGGCCTGCCAGCCAACTCGCGGCGAGAGTTACAGCTCGCATCTTTACGAAGCCGCTCTGCAAACGCCAAAAACTCCGACGGCGACGAAGATCCCTACTTCCGCCTCCGTGCGATTCGCCGACTTAGAGGAAGGCGAGGAATCCACGTCGGATTACGCGAGCATCGAAGCGAGAAGTCCGGGCGATCCGCTCGCGGACGACGAATGGATGTCCGGAAGAAGATCGAAGCCACACAGGCCAATCGTAACTTCGTCGACGATACGAGAGGGTCAGTTCGGTTTTTGCAATCCTAATTATCTCGGCTTGGACGAAACGAAACCTggccaccaccaccaccatcatcatcagccacaacaacagcaacagcagGACGGAAAGTACGCCAAGTTGCTCAACAGTCCGCCCGATAGCGTATTGGAAGACGAACCTGGAAGGTCGGCTTCTCAGACGTTTGCCGAGCTTTTAGAGCTTCAGGAGATAAGAAGGGTGCCGCGTGCGCCACCGAAGAGCCTGCCGCTGGGCTCGCCATCGAGAAGAGCGGTGAGCGCGTCGAGAGCTGAGAGACAGAGGGCAAAGGTGGCGGCAGTGGATGCAACCGACGCTAAAACATCTTCCTATGGCCCGGCGcctttgtacgtttttttagTTGGCGGCAAAGAAAAGGGTCAAGTCACGGTGTTCGCCAGACCGGTTTCTCTTTGGAAGTTACAGCTGGCGCCGCATATCTTCTAA